The Saccharothrix variisporea genome has a segment encoding these proteins:
- a CDS encoding FAD-dependent monooxygenase, whose protein sequence is MTNVLISGAGVAGSTLAYWLARHGYEPTVVERSPGLRSSGNPVDVRGPALPVVEAMGVLPRLREVATRTTTMRLLDAAGRRVASVGMPAAGGGEVEVPRADLAAVLHEAARHDAEFLFDDTITGLHQDDGGVEVAFDRAGPRRFDLVIGADGLHSTVRRLAFGPERDFVRHAGLHVATTPLGERVDHPREVLIQNTPGRLVSIHPGRDEALLAFIFRGTATGVDHRDTDAHKRIVTQAYSDLGWRVPQLLQRFQAAEDVFFDAVSVVDLPAWSTGRIALLGDAASCVSLLGDGSSLAIAGAHTLATALADHPSDHTAGFGRYESVHRARVTPKQRGLKRSAALLVPKTRLGLATRNLAARLRPGTR, encoded by the coding sequence ATGACGAACGTGCTGATCTCCGGCGCCGGCGTGGCCGGCTCGACCCTCGCCTACTGGCTCGCCCGCCACGGGTACGAACCCACGGTGGTGGAGCGCTCTCCGGGCCTGCGTTCCAGCGGGAACCCCGTCGACGTGCGCGGCCCGGCCCTGCCGGTGGTCGAGGCGATGGGCGTGCTGCCACGCCTGCGCGAAGTCGCCACCCGGACGACGACCATGCGGTTGCTCGACGCCGCCGGCCGCCGGGTGGCCTCCGTCGGGATGCCCGCGGCCGGGGGCGGCGAGGTGGAGGTGCCGCGCGCCGACCTCGCCGCCGTCCTGCACGAGGCGGCGCGGCACGACGCCGAGTTCCTCTTCGACGACACGATCACCGGGCTGCACCAGGACGACGGCGGCGTCGAGGTCGCGTTCGACCGCGCCGGACCGCGCCGCTTCGACCTGGTGATCGGCGCGGACGGGCTCCACTCCACCGTCCGCCGCCTCGCCTTCGGGCCCGAGCGCGACTTCGTCCGCCACGCCGGCCTCCACGTGGCCACGACACCGCTCGGCGAACGCGTCGACCACCCGCGGGAGGTGCTGATCCAGAACACCCCGGGCCGCTTGGTCTCCATCCACCCCGGCCGCGACGAGGCACTGCTCGCGTTCATCTTCCGCGGTACGGCCACCGGCGTCGACCACCGCGACACCGACGCCCACAAGCGGATCGTCACGCAGGCGTACTCGGACCTGGGGTGGCGTGTTCCGCAACTGCTCCAACGGTTCCAGGCCGCCGAGGACGTCTTCTTCGACGCGGTCAGCGTCGTCGACCTCCCGGCGTGGTCGACCGGCCGCATCGCACTGCTCGGCGACGCCGCCTCCTGCGTGTCGCTGCTGGGCGACGGCTCCAGCCTCGCCATCGCGGGCGCGCACACCCTGGCGACCGCGCTCGCCGACCACCCCTCGGACCACACCGCCGGGTTCGGCCGGTACGAGAGCGTCCACCGCGCCCGCGTCACGCCGAAACAACGCGGCCTCAAGCGATCCGCGGCCCTGCTGGTCCCCAAGACCCGACTCGGCCTGGCCACCCGCAACCTCGCGGCCCGCCTCCGACCCGGCACCCGGTGA
- a CDS encoding TetR/AcrR family transcriptional regulator, translating to MSLRDRKRARTRQALVDAATELFASKGYDETTIADIAAAAEIGTRTFFAYFASKEELLFPDSDARVQATLDAIATRTPDEGPTEVLARALVGAAEISDDMVSRLAVLRTRLMRTVPAVRGRALQVQLDAQHQIARHLAEAFPDRLDHVGAAALTGAFVGAISGALQALLDGADQPADPTTLHTAIRTATDVALTPWREHLARQPAR from the coding sequence ATGTCCCTTCGTGACCGCAAGCGAGCCCGCACGCGCCAAGCGCTGGTCGACGCGGCGACGGAGTTGTTCGCCAGCAAGGGCTACGACGAGACGACGATCGCGGACATCGCGGCGGCGGCCGAGATCGGCACCCGGACGTTCTTCGCCTACTTCGCCAGCAAGGAAGAGCTGCTGTTCCCGGACTCCGACGCGCGCGTGCAGGCGACCCTCGACGCCATCGCCACGCGCACCCCGGACGAGGGCCCGACGGAGGTCCTGGCGCGCGCCCTGGTCGGGGCGGCCGAGATCAGCGACGACATGGTCAGCCGGCTGGCGGTGCTGCGGACCCGCCTGATGCGGACCGTGCCCGCCGTGCGCGGACGCGCGCTGCAGGTCCAACTCGACGCCCAGCACCAGATCGCCCGACACCTGGCGGAGGCGTTCCCCGACCGACTCGACCACGTCGGCGCGGCGGCGCTCACGGGCGCGTTCGTCGGCGCGATCAGCGGTGCCCTGCAAGCCCTGTTGGACGGAGCCGATCAGCCCGCCGACCCGACCACGCTCCACACCGCGATCCGCACGGCCACCGACGTCGCCCTCACCCCGTGGCGTGAACACCTGGCGCGACAACCCGCTCGGTGA
- a CDS encoding MFS transporter, producing MENTSTRALVVWGLLVVAANLRASLTGVGPLLDQVQADLGLAPAVAGLLNTLPLLAFVALSPVVPRLAARWGAERLLGGAVVVLALGIAVRWVPASVGLFGGTVLIGAGIAVGNVLLPALIKRDFPTKVGVLTSAYATVMGGVAAIASGVAVPISQVAPGGWRTALGGWVFFALVAVLLWIPRMRAPRREARAVRHRLPWGSGLAWAVTAFMGLQSLGFYVVVTWLPQVFQDNGVSPAAAGWLLFLFQVVAVGTSLTVPGALRWARDQRALAAACSAIMLVGYVGLFVAPGRALLWSVVLGLGGGACLVLALAFISLRAENAPGAGALSAMSQSIGYLPAAIGPVVFGLLHTVSDGWRVPIGLMVVTAAAQTVVALVAGHGTVRGTPEPAHVPTPAPGR from the coding sequence GTGGAGAACACGTCGACTCGGGCGTTGGTGGTGTGGGGGCTGCTCGTGGTGGCGGCGAACCTGCGTGCGAGCCTAACCGGCGTCGGGCCGCTGCTCGACCAGGTGCAGGCCGACCTGGGTCTGGCCCCGGCCGTGGCGGGCTTGCTCAACACCCTGCCGCTGCTGGCCTTCGTGGCGCTGTCGCCGGTGGTGCCCCGACTCGCCGCGCGCTGGGGCGCCGAACGGCTGCTCGGCGGCGCCGTGGTGGTGCTGGCGCTGGGCATCGCGGTCCGCTGGGTCCCGGCGTCGGTCGGGTTGTTCGGCGGGACGGTGCTGATCGGCGCGGGCATCGCGGTGGGCAACGTGCTGCTGCCGGCCCTGATCAAGCGCGACTTCCCCACCAAGGTGGGCGTGTTGACCAGCGCGTACGCCACCGTGATGGGAGGTGTGGCCGCGATCGCCTCCGGGGTGGCGGTCCCGATCAGCCAGGTCGCCCCGGGCGGTTGGCGCACCGCGTTGGGCGGCTGGGTGTTCTTCGCGCTGGTCGCGGTCCTGCTGTGGATCCCGCGGATGCGGGCGCCCCGGCGGGAGGCGCGGGCCGTGCGCCACCGGCTGCCGTGGGGTTCCGGGCTGGCGTGGGCGGTCACGGCGTTCATGGGGTTGCAGTCGCTGGGCTTCTACGTCGTGGTGACGTGGTTGCCGCAGGTCTTCCAGGACAACGGCGTGAGCCCGGCCGCGGCGGGGTGGTTGTTGTTCCTGTTCCAAGTGGTGGCCGTGGGGACCAGCCTCACCGTGCCGGGCGCGCTGCGGTGGGCCCGCGACCAGCGCGCACTGGCGGCGGCCTGCTCGGCGATCATGCTCGTCGGGTACGTCGGGCTGTTCGTCGCGCCAGGGCGGGCGTTGCTGTGGAGCGTCGTCCTCGGGCTGGGCGGCGGGGCGTGCCTCGTGCTGGCACTGGCGTTCATCAGCCTGCGCGCGGAGAACGCACCCGGGGCCGGCGCGCTGTCGGCGATGTCGCAGTCCATCGGCTACCTGCCGGCCGCCATCGGCCCGGTGGTCTTCGGCTTGCTGCACACCGTGAGCGACGGGTGGCGGGTCCCGATCGGGCTGATGGTCGTGACCGCGGCGGCCCAGACGGTCGTCGCCCTGGTGGCAGGCCACGGCACCGTGCGCGGCACCCCGGAACCCGCCCACGTCCCGACACCGGCACCCGGGCGCTGA
- a CDS encoding helix-turn-helix transcriptional regulator, with the protein MGTPLGSFIRAKRDSTQPHALGLPDHGRRRSPGLRRLDLATRAGISVEYLTRIEQGRDRNPSPEVVDALADALCLDAAERNHLRYLAKITGDECTVQIRPVPPTRRVRPSALRTLHLLEPGVAMIGNRLGDVLAHTDAFRSVATGTGLLDAPHPNLNHYAFTDPRSRSFFVDWDDIADELAFDLWRAPSLENLEWLTAGLTPVAGEDFTRRLNRHVVPRRGVLRLNHPSGHHLRLHRETFELAEDAQQLVVFLPADDRTAEAVDHLHRRSHGGLRSIS; encoded by the coding sequence GTGGGGACGCCGCTGGGGAGTTTCATCCGGGCGAAGCGCGACAGCACCCAACCGCACGCACTGGGCCTGCCCGACCACGGCCGCCGCCGGTCGCCGGGCCTGCGCAGGCTCGACCTGGCCACGCGAGCGGGCATCAGCGTGGAGTACCTGACCCGCATCGAGCAGGGCCGTGACCGCAACCCGTCGCCGGAGGTCGTCGACGCCCTGGCCGACGCGCTGTGCCTGGACGCCGCGGAGCGCAACCACCTGCGCTACCTGGCCAAGATCACCGGCGACGAGTGCACCGTGCAGATCCGCCCGGTGCCGCCGACGCGCCGCGTCCGCCCGTCGGCGCTGCGGACGCTGCACCTGCTGGAGCCCGGCGTGGCCATGATCGGCAACCGGTTGGGCGACGTGCTGGCCCACACCGACGCCTTCCGCTCGGTGGCCACCGGCACCGGCCTGCTCGACGCCCCGCACCCCAACCTCAACCACTACGCGTTCACCGACCCGAGGTCGCGGTCGTTCTTCGTGGACTGGGACGACATCGCCGACGAACTGGCCTTCGACCTGTGGCGCGCGCCGTCGCTGGAGAACCTGGAGTGGCTCACGGCGGGCCTGACCCCGGTGGCGGGCGAGGACTTCACCCGCCGCCTGAACCGCCACGTGGTGCCCCGCCGCGGCGTCCTGCGCCTCAACCACCCCAGCGGCCACCACCTCCGCCTGCACCGCGAGACCTTCGAACTGGCGGAGGACGCGCAACAACTCGTGGTCTTCCTCCCTGCCGACGATCGGACGGCCGAAGCGGTCGACCACCTCCACCGCCGGTCCCACGGCGGGCTGCGCTCCATCTCCTGA
- a CDS encoding MOSC domain-containing protein, producing MATVSALTSYPVKGCAGIAVDRAEITPTGLAHDRLFAVVGSDGGCLWQGDTPRLAAIRVRVLDGGARLALSALEAGEVVVEVVTAGAERPVDVEKWPGIGIDQGDEVAGWLSEVLARPARLVREPDRARRDGTDPTAVHVVSVSSLDGLNARIEARGEDPLPMDRFRPNIVISGWPEPHTEDRVGRMAIGRAEIGFGELAIRCVVTRVDQTTGVRMGLEPLRTLADYRREATGVSFGLKAAVLAPGEVAVGDTVHVTAWR from the coding sequence ATGGCAACGGTTTCCGCGCTGACGTCGTACCCCGTCAAGGGATGTGCCGGGATCGCCGTCGACCGGGCCGAGATCACCCCGACCGGGCTGGCCCACGACCGGTTGTTCGCGGTGGTCGGCTCGGACGGGGGTTGCCTCTGGCAGGGCGACACCCCGCGGCTGGCCGCGATCCGCGTCCGGGTGCTCGACGGCGGCGCGCGGTTGGCGTTGAGCGCTCTCGAGGCGGGCGAGGTGGTCGTGGAGGTGGTGACCGCCGGGGCGGAACGACCGGTGGACGTGGAGAAGTGGCCGGGGATCGGGATCGACCAGGGTGACGAGGTGGCGGGGTGGCTGTCGGAAGTGCTCGCCCGGCCGGCCCGCCTGGTGCGCGAGCCCGACCGGGCCCGGCGGGACGGGACGGACCCGACCGCGGTGCACGTGGTCTCGGTGTCCTCGTTGGACGGTCTGAACGCGCGGATCGAGGCCCGCGGCGAGGACCCCCTGCCGATGGACCGCTTCCGGCCCAACATCGTGATCAGCGGCTGGCCGGAACCGCACACCGAAGACCGGGTGGGCCGAATGGCGATCGGCCGCGCCGAGATCGGGTTCGGTGAGCTCGCCATCCGGTGCGTGGTCACCCGCGTCGACCAGACGACCGGAGTGCGGATGGGACTGGAGCCGCTGCGCACCCTGGCCGACTACCGCCGTGAGGCCACGGGTGTCAGCTTCGGCTTGAAGGCGGCCGTGCTGGCACCCGGCGAGGTCGCGGTGGGCGACACCGTCCACGTCACCGCGTGGCGATGA
- a CDS encoding transposase: protein MRNRLAKGSRGGRPPAFAPDVYRGRNTVERCINRLKQWRSLATRYDKTAHSYLAALAIASLIIWLATE from the coding sequence GTGCGCAACCGACTGGCCAAAGGCAGCCGCGGCGGACGGCCACCGGCCTTCGCCCCCGACGTCTACCGCGGCCGCAACACCGTCGAACGCTGCATCAACCGGCTCAAACAGTGGCGCAGCCTCGCCACCCGCTACGACAAGACCGCCCACTCCTACCTGGCCGCCCTCGCCATCGCCAGCCTGATAATCTGGCTCGCCACCGAATAA
- a CDS encoding flavin monoamine oxidase family protein, with protein sequence MDFDALSLLRDGLPDSRAPRRRVVVVGAGMAGLTTALLLKDAGHDVVVLEGQNRLGGRILTHRDFSGDMYGEFGAMRFPRQHPLVQHLIVDKFGLETAPFPMYDEDTFVFLQGKGVRRSEFDASSFRFDLAPDEKDKTPHELLRHIVHPLVEVVEGDEPERAWHRLLGEFDRYTLLGFLKERGASDGALAMLGPLFNLEGRYHFSLLEWFAHYYEDVFGDLVYLPAGADALPRAFEPYLMDDIRFGAVVQGVDQSESDVRVHYRVGRETRTTTADECVVTVPFAGLRHMEISGLDPDKWYAIRNTYYGRAHKLFMQFSDRWWETRYGITHGTTVTDLAIRNVVYPPAGQDRRYGKGVMIASYCWEQDSMPYTPLAGEECVMQALEDLSKIHPEARETFEFGVYHDWALDWFACGIGPLFRAYEMSESFYEDVIRPVGRVWFANDACDRRHRRWAEGSIKAAIKNAFAIHTGLRDELPVKD encoded by the coding sequence ATGGACTTCGACGCCTTGAGCCTGCTCCGCGACGGCCTCCCGGACAGCCGCGCGCCCCGTCGTCGGGTCGTCGTCGTGGGGGCGGGGATGGCGGGCCTGACCACCGCCCTGCTGCTCAAGGACGCGGGCCACGACGTGGTCGTGCTGGAGGGGCAGAACCGGCTGGGCGGGCGCATCCTGACCCACCGGGACTTCTCCGGCGACATGTACGGGGAGTTCGGCGCGATGCGCTTCCCCCGGCAGCACCCGCTGGTGCAGCACCTGATCGTGGACAAGTTCGGGCTGGAGACCGCGCCGTTCCCGATGTACGACGAGGACACGTTCGTCTTCCTCCAGGGCAAGGGCGTGCGGCGCAGCGAGTTCGACGCCTCGTCCTTCCGGTTCGACCTCGCCCCCGACGAGAAGGACAAGACACCGCACGAGCTGCTGCGGCACATCGTGCACCCGCTGGTGGAGGTGGTCGAGGGCGACGAGCCGGAGCGGGCGTGGCACCGGCTGCTCGGCGAGTTCGACCGGTACACCCTGCTGGGGTTCCTCAAGGAGCGCGGGGCGAGCGACGGCGCGCTGGCCATGCTCGGGCCGTTGTTCAACCTGGAGGGCCGGTACCACTTCTCGCTGCTGGAGTGGTTCGCGCACTACTACGAGGACGTCTTCGGCGACCTGGTCTACCTCCCGGCCGGCGCGGACGCGCTGCCGCGCGCGTTCGAGCCGTACCTGATGGACGACATCCGCTTCGGGGCGGTGGTGCAGGGCGTCGACCAGTCCGAGTCGGACGTGCGGGTGCACTACCGGGTGGGCCGCGAGACGCGGACGACCACGGCGGACGAGTGCGTCGTGACCGTGCCGTTCGCCGGCCTGCGGCACATGGAGATCTCGGGCCTGGACCCGGACAAGTGGTACGCCATCCGCAACACCTACTACGGGCGGGCGCACAAGCTGTTCATGCAGTTCAGCGACCGCTGGTGGGAAACGCGGTACGGCATCACCCACGGCACCACCGTCACCGACCTGGCGATCCGCAACGTCGTCTACCCGCCGGCGGGCCAGGACCGCCGGTACGGCAAGGGGGTGATGATCGCCTCCTACTGCTGGGAGCAGGACAGCATGCCCTACACGCCGCTGGCGGGTGAGGAGTGCGTGATGCAGGCGCTGGAAGACCTCTCGAAGATCCACCCCGAGGCCCGGGAGACCTTCGAGTTCGGCGTCTACCACGACTGGGCGCTGGACTGGTTCGCCTGCGGCATCGGCCCCCTCTTCCGCGCCTACGAGATGAGCGAGTCGTTCTACGAGGACGTGATCCGCCCGGTGGGCCGTGTCTGGTTCGCCAACGACGCCTGCGACCGCCGCCACCGCCGCTGGGCAGAGGGCTCGATCAAGGCCGCGATCAAGAACGCCTTCGCCATCCACACCGGTCTGCGCGACGAACTACCGGTGAAGGACTAG
- a CDS encoding RICIN domain-containing protein has product MHGRSWQRKALTWWRALASLLLAVGLVTVVPGPAHASTSQFRGVNWADPRDNFVNGVLYLSGLSATDTYSSAATVGNQVVGQLFSITGANTVRMPINEPTVANYWGTYTGAIDAALTKGKVILAYWAYTGGRPQNTTAFNQMWDKVIAQYGSNPNAYFEVINEPHGYSTTDLNNMYNSWLGRYSSVPRGRVILDGAGLAQNVPAVGGDSRLNGTLLAVHDYSFFAGYESETEWANHIGGYIGNYADRTIATEWGGAMSPGTKNGVYFDRIDYSVPSGSYMADYIRGVSGKLRSLGMGSVYWPGLRDGDWYSLTTRTGSGADTRLSLTNASGLLRLQYAWGVGDGGTTVAKIRNVATGLYVDGMGATTNGTAAGQRAASSAPDQQWIIENAGNYVRIKNAATGLYLDGAGQTSNGANASQWTSSTSNNQQWTILTGATNGNDIRIRNRATGLYLDGMGRTTSGANVGQWSDSGSNNQKWRITSVGS; this is encoded by the coding sequence ATGCACGGTCGTTCGTGGCAGAGGAAAGCGCTTACCTGGTGGCGCGCACTGGCTTCGCTCCTGCTGGCCGTCGGTCTGGTCACGGTCGTGCCGGGCCCGGCGCACGCGTCCACGAGCCAGTTCCGTGGCGTCAACTGGGCCGACCCCCGGGACAACTTCGTCAACGGCGTGCTCTACCTGTCCGGGCTCAGCGCCACCGACACCTACTCCTCGGCCGCCACCGTCGGCAACCAGGTCGTCGGGCAGCTGTTCTCGATCACCGGGGCCAACACCGTCCGCATGCCGATCAACGAACCCACGGTGGCCAACTACTGGGGCACCTACACGGGCGCGATCGACGCGGCGCTGACCAAGGGCAAGGTCATCCTCGCCTACTGGGCCTACACCGGTGGCCGGCCGCAGAACACGACGGCGTTCAACCAGATGTGGGACAAGGTGATCGCGCAGTACGGCAGCAACCCCAACGCCTACTTCGAGGTCATCAACGAGCCGCACGGGTACAGCACCACCGACCTGAACAACATGTACAACTCCTGGCTGGGCCGGTACTCCTCGGTGCCGCGCGGGCGGGTCATCCTCGACGGGGCCGGGCTGGCGCAGAACGTGCCCGCGGTGGGCGGCGACAGCCGGTTGAACGGCACGCTGCTCGCGGTGCACGACTACTCCTTCTTCGCCGGGTACGAGAGCGAAACCGAGTGGGCGAACCACATCGGCGGGTACATCGGCAACTACGCCGACCGCACCATCGCCACCGAGTGGGGCGGCGCGATGAGCCCCGGCACCAAGAACGGCGTCTACTTCGACCGCATCGACTACAGCGTGCCCAGCGGGTCCTACATGGCCGACTACATCCGCGGGGTCAGCGGCAAGCTGCGCAGCCTCGGGATGGGCAGCGTGTACTGGCCGGGCCTGCGCGACGGCGACTGGTACAGCCTGACCACCAGGACCGGCAGCGGCGCGGACACCCGGCTGTCGCTGACCAACGCGTCCGGCCTGCTGCGCCTCCAGTACGCGTGGGGCGTCGGCGACGGCGGCACGACGGTGGCCAAGATCCGCAACGTCGCCACCGGCCTGTACGTCGACGGCATGGGCGCCACCACCAACGGCACCGCCGCCGGCCAACGCGCCGCGAGCAGCGCGCCCGACCAGCAGTGGATCATCGAGAACGCGGGCAACTACGTGCGCATCAAGAACGCCGCCACCGGCCTCTACCTCGACGGCGCCGGCCAGACCTCCAACGGTGCCAACGCGAGCCAGTGGACGTCCAGCACCAGCAACAACCAGCAGTGGACCATCCTGACCGGCGCCACCAACGGCAACGACATCCGCATCCGCAACCGCGCCACCGGCCTCTACCTGGACGGCATGGGCCGCACGACCAGCGGCGCGAACGTCGGCCAGTGGAGCGACAGCGGCAGCAACAACCAGAAGTGGCGGATCACGTCGGTCGGCTCGTAG
- a CDS encoding MarR family winged helix-turn-helix transcriptional regulator, with protein sequence MEPLDPADIDLATLAGLAGGAANTALLAELREAGHVGVRTSHGYVVQHLLTGSPTVSELAELLGVTQQAASKHLLELERLGYVERVPDPADSRVRRARLTGRGHRLVEDSRRARRRLDARLATAVGEDAADAARRALIGLLDLTGGTESVVARRVLPPTG encoded by the coding sequence GTGGAGCCCCTGGACCCCGCCGACATCGACCTCGCGACCCTCGCCGGACTGGCGGGCGGTGCGGCGAACACCGCGCTGCTCGCGGAGTTGCGGGAGGCCGGGCACGTCGGCGTGCGCACCTCGCACGGGTACGTCGTCCAGCACCTGCTCACCGGGTCGCCCACGGTGTCCGAACTGGCCGAACTGCTCGGGGTCACCCAGCAGGCGGCTTCGAAGCACCTGCTGGAACTGGAGCGCCTGGGCTACGTCGAGCGGGTGCCCGATCCGGCCGACAGCCGGGTGCGGCGGGCGCGGCTGACCGGGCGCGGGCACCGCCTGGTCGAGGACAGCCGCCGGGCGCGGCGCCGGTTGGACGCCCGGCTGGCGACGGCGGTGGGCGAGGACGCGGCGGACGCGGCGCGGCGGGCGTTGATCGGCTTGCTGGACCTGACCGGCGGCACGGAGAGCGTGGTCGCCCGGCGAGTCTTGCCACCGACCGGCTGA
- a CDS encoding nuclear transport factor 2 family protein, which translates to MTRDPVAVATSLLRALEAGRHGEDLRAHFAPTATTTEHPNRLKPEGAHTALDGMLAASAVGAGLLARQRYDVHSALAVGDTAILRLTWTGVIAQDTGPFRRGTELVAHIAQFVRTADGVITSIETYDCYEPF; encoded by the coding sequence ATGACCCGCGACCCGGTCGCCGTCGCGACCTCCCTCCTCCGCGCCCTGGAAGCCGGGCGGCACGGCGAAGACCTCCGCGCCCACTTCGCCCCGACCGCCACGACCACCGAGCACCCCAACCGCCTCAAACCCGAAGGCGCGCACACCGCCCTGGACGGGATGCTCGCCGCGTCCGCGGTCGGCGCGGGACTGCTGGCCCGCCAGCGCTACGACGTCCACTCGGCCCTTGCCGTGGGTGACACCGCGATCCTGCGCCTGACCTGGACCGGCGTGATCGCCCAGGACACCGGACCGTTCCGGCGCGGCACCGAGCTCGTCGCCCACATCGCGCAGTTCGTCCGGACCGCCGACGGCGTGATCACCTCGATCGAGACCTACGACTGCTACGAACCCTTCTGA
- a CDS encoding cellulase family glycosylhydrolase, translating to MRSGARSLRRHFGLLVAGVTALATSVGLVAAGEAEAAQGCRVDYSVASQWSGGFSANVSVTNLGDRVDGWRLVWTWPSGQQVTQAWNATVTSSGSQATATNVGYNAVIATGASVSFGFNASWAGTNTAPSSFALNGVTCNGGTTTTTTTTTTTTTTTTTTTSTNPVPGNAMEQVAAMQPGWNLGNSLDATGSDETSWGNPRITEALLDNVKAQGFKSIRIPVTWGQHQGGAPSYTIDSAYLNRVKEVVGWALADGFYVMINIHHDSWQWVNALPSDRTNVLARYNATWTQLASAFKDASPKLVLESVNEPQFAGVDDTRGDQLLHELNTSFRDIVRRSGGNNATRLLVLPSLHTSGDQARLDALAASMNGYNDPNLIATIHNYGYWPFSVNIAGGTRFDATAQKDLTDTFDRAYNTFIARGIPVILGEYGLLGFDRHTGTIEQGEKLKFFEYLGYYARTKKITTMLWDNGQHLGRTSFQWSDPELIAQIKSSWTTRSGTASSDQVFSAKSSAITAKSLTLNLNGTSFVGLSQGSAELVRGTDYTVSGDQLTLSSALITRLSGSRAYGTNAVLHARFSQGVPWRINLITYDTPVLSNATGTTSSFAIPTNFRGDLLATMEAKYADGANAGPQNWTSFKEFDRTFAPNYTSGTTTLTSDFFAEVNDNARVTLTFHYWSGARVTYYVTKSGSSVTGTTS from the coding sequence ATGCGCAGCGGAGCGCGGTCACTGCGTCGGCACTTCGGGTTGCTGGTCGCCGGGGTGACGGCGCTGGCGACGAGCGTCGGACTGGTGGCGGCGGGCGAGGCGGAAGCCGCGCAGGGGTGTCGGGTGGACTACTCGGTCGCCAGCCAGTGGTCGGGTGGGTTCAGCGCCAACGTCAGCGTGACCAACCTCGGTGACCGCGTCGACGGCTGGCGGCTGGTGTGGACGTGGCCCTCCGGCCAGCAGGTCACCCAGGCGTGGAACGCGACGGTCACGTCCTCGGGCAGCCAGGCGACCGCGACCAACGTCGGCTACAACGCCGTGATCGCGACCGGCGCGTCCGTCTCCTTCGGCTTCAACGCCTCCTGGGCGGGCACCAACACGGCACCGTCGTCCTTCGCCCTCAACGGGGTCACCTGCAACGGCGGCACGACGACCACCACGACGACCACCACCACGACCACCACGACCACGACGACCACGACCTCCACGAACCCGGTCCCGGGCAACGCGATGGAGCAGGTGGCCGCGATGCAACCCGGCTGGAACCTGGGCAACTCCCTGGACGCGACCGGGTCCGACGAGACGTCGTGGGGCAACCCGCGCATCACGGAAGCCTTGCTGGACAACGTAAAGGCACAGGGCTTCAAGAGCATCCGCATCCCGGTGACGTGGGGCCAGCACCAGGGCGGCGCGCCGAGCTACACGATCGACTCCGCGTACCTGAACCGGGTCAAGGAGGTCGTCGGCTGGGCGCTGGCGGACGGCTTCTACGTGATGATCAACATCCACCACGACTCGTGGCAGTGGGTCAACGCCCTGCCGTCCGACCGCACGAACGTGCTCGCGCGCTACAACGCGACCTGGACCCAGCTCGCCTCCGCGTTCAAGGACGCCTCGCCGAAGCTGGTCCTGGAGAGCGTCAACGAGCCGCAGTTCGCCGGCGTGGACGACACCCGCGGTGACCAGTTGCTGCACGAGCTGAACACGTCCTTCCGGGACATCGTGCGCCGGTCCGGCGGCAACAACGCGACCCGCCTGCTCGTGCTGCCCAGCCTGCACACCTCCGGCGACCAGGCCCGGCTGGACGCGCTGGCCGCGTCCATGAACGGCTACAACGACCCGAACCTCATCGCGACCATCCACAACTACGGCTACTGGCCGTTCAGCGTGAACATCGCCGGCGGCACCCGCTTCGACGCCACCGCCCAGAAGGACCTCACCGACACCTTCGACCGCGCGTACAACACGTTCATCGCGCGCGGCATCCCGGTGATCCTCGGCGAGTACGGCCTGCTCGGCTTCGACCGGCACACCGGCACCATCGAGCAGGGCGAGAAGCTGAAGTTCTTCGAGTACCTGGGCTACTACGCCCGCACCAAGAAGATCACCACCATGTTGTGGGACAACGGGCAGCACCTGGGTCGCACGTCCTTCCAGTGGAGCGACCCGGAGCTCATCGCCCAGATCAAGTCGAGCTGGACGACCCGTTCCGGCACGGCGTCCTCGGACCAGGTGTTCAGCGCGAAGTCGTCGGCCATCACGGCGAAGAGCCTGACGCTCAACCTCAACGGGACGTCGTTCGTCGGCCTGAGCCAGGGTTCCGCGGAACTGGTGCGCGGCACCGACTACACCGTCTCCGGCGACCAGCTCACCCTCAGCTCGGCCTTGATCACCCGGCTGAGCGGGTCGCGGGCGTACGGCACCAACGCCGTCCTGCACGCCCGGTTCTCGCAAGGCGTGCCGTGGCGGATCAACCTCATCACCTACGACACCCCGGTCCTGTCGAACGCCACCGGCACCACCAGCTCGTTCGCCATCCCGACGAACTTCCGCGGCGACCTGCTGGCCACGATGGAGGCGAAGTACGCCGACGGCGCCAACGCCGGCCCGCAGAACTGGACCTCCTTCAAGGAGTTCGACCGGACCTTCGCCCCGAACTACACCTCCGGCACCACCACGCTCACGTCCGACTTCTTCGCCGAGGTGAACGACAACGCCCGAGTGACGCTCACGTTCCACTACTGGAGTGGCGCGCGGGTCACCTACTACGTGACCAAGTCGGGCAGCTCGGTCACCGGCACGACGAGCTGA